One stretch of Chitinophaga pendula DNA includes these proteins:
- a CDS encoding efflux RND transporter permease subunit, whose translation MNIAEIAIKRPLLIIVIFTVLILFGIQSYFSLNYNLLPRIKVNAVTVTTIYPGASAAEVQLSVTKKLEDAFASIEGLDQISSTSQEGVSSIVVQLKASADVDKAERDIQRKADQSENELPDNIERPNVSKVNLDETPVIRAAVTAGLSSRQLYDLIDLQLQPILQNVAGVGQVNIIGGEERQIKVNIDQRKMLGYHLSIAQVTQAIANANQSFPAGSIENNKQQLTIQYNANFNSIEQLRNTIVFHNDEGGNIYLRDIADVADGTAKTTAINHINGLPAIGIEVIKQTDANAVNVSRLVKKSFEKIEQQYASSKIQFTICSDQSTYTLASANAVMEDLGLAILIVGIVMLAFLHSLRSAMFVMVALPCSIIPTFIGMYLMDFSLNLMTLMAMSLVVGILVDDSIVVLENIYRHMEMGSDRVKAAIEGRSEIGFTALAITLVDVVVFLPLALSGGIIGAILKEFSLVVVISTLMSLFVSFTVTPMLASRFGKVATLHKRTWWGRINTGFEHFIDTLRKDYGRLLAKVLHKKRWLLSGVLVLLLGSFLLIGFGCIGAAFIPGGDQGELVVKLEMDPATTIYRTSLIAQQAEKFIMAQPEVVKVSSNIGFVGGGVARAGNNNNQSEITVTLVDKKHRTRSSEEWGLQIQQQLSSRLPGVKVSTGIASISGQAAAPIQIAVKGNDINAIRKIAQAYKDSIANVPGARFVELSVKDQKQQVEVLLNRDKMTRLGLNASQVGAALQQAFNGNKDSKYKENGNEYDILISLDNHDRSRPSDVSNLTFTNNQGQAFVLSQFADIRQGLGESVLQRNDRMDAITVSAEVIGRPVGVVAAEIQQKVKSITLPPGLSVEYLGDVKNQSDAFGSLGLAFLTAILLVYLIMVALYENAVYPFVVLFSIPVALIGALLALALSMETLNIFSIIGMIMLLGLVAKNAILIVDFTNQQKTAGKSVRDALIEAGEERLRPILMTTLAMILGMLPIAIAAGAGSEVKSGMAWVIIGGLISSMLLTLFVVPAMYLIVDNILAKVRKHPPQAIHPALTP comes from the coding sequence ATGAACATTGCAGAGATAGCCATCAAAAGACCTTTACTGATCATCGTGATCTTTACAGTGTTGATCCTTTTCGGTATACAAAGCTACTTCAGCCTGAACTATAACCTGCTGCCCAGGATCAAGGTAAATGCCGTCACCGTTACCACCATCTACCCGGGTGCCTCCGCCGCAGAAGTCCAGCTCTCCGTTACCAAAAAACTGGAAGATGCATTCGCCTCCATAGAAGGCCTCGACCAAATATCCTCCACCTCCCAGGAAGGAGTATCCAGCATCGTCGTACAACTGAAGGCCAGCGCCGACGTCGATAAAGCAGAACGCGACATCCAACGTAAAGCCGACCAGTCAGAAAATGAACTGCCCGATAATATCGAACGTCCCAACGTCAGCAAAGTAAACCTCGACGAAACACCCGTCATCCGCGCCGCCGTCACCGCCGGCCTCTCATCCCGCCAACTATATGATCTCATCGACCTCCAACTCCAACCTATCCTGCAAAATGTCGCAGGCGTAGGACAAGTCAATATCATCGGCGGCGAAGAACGGCAAATAAAAGTCAATATCGACCAACGTAAAATGCTGGGATATCACCTCAGCATCGCACAGGTGACACAGGCCATCGCCAACGCCAACCAGTCCTTTCCCGCCGGTAGCATCGAAAACAATAAACAACAACTCACCATACAATACAACGCCAACTTCAACTCCATCGAACAACTCAGAAATACCATCGTATTTCATAATGATGAGGGAGGCAACATATACCTCAGAGATATCGCCGACGTCGCCGATGGCACCGCCAAAACCACCGCCATCAATCATATCAATGGCCTCCCCGCCATCGGTATCGAAGTGATCAAACAAACCGATGCCAACGCCGTCAACGTCAGCCGGCTCGTAAAAAAAAGTTTCGAAAAGATCGAACAGCAATACGCATCCAGCAAAATACAATTCACCATATGCTCCGATCAAAGTACATACACACTGGCATCCGCCAATGCAGTAATGGAAGACTTGGGATTGGCCATCCTCATCGTCGGTATCGTTATGTTGGCGTTCCTGCATAGCCTGCGTAGCGCCATGTTCGTCATGGTGGCCCTCCCCTGCTCCATTATCCCCACCTTCATCGGCATGTACCTCATGGACTTTTCACTCAACCTCATGACCCTGATGGCCATGTCCCTGGTAGTAGGTATTCTCGTCGACGACTCCATCGTAGTACTGGAAAATATATACCGCCACATGGAAATGGGCAGCGATCGCGTCAAAGCAGCCATAGAAGGCCGCAGCGAAATCGGATTCACCGCACTCGCCATCACCCTCGTAGATGTCGTAGTATTCCTCCCGCTGGCACTAAGCGGTGGCATCATCGGCGCCATCCTCAAAGAATTCTCCCTCGTCGTCGTCATATCTACCCTCATGAGCCTGTTCGTATCCTTCACCGTCACCCCCATGCTGGCAAGCCGCTTCGGCAAAGTAGCAACACTACACAAAAGAACCTGGTGGGGACGCATCAACACAGGATTCGAACACTTCATCGACACCCTCAGAAAAGACTATGGCCGACTACTGGCCAAAGTACTCCATAAAAAACGTTGGCTCCTCTCCGGCGTACTCGTACTCCTGCTCGGTTCATTCCTCCTCATCGGCTTCGGATGCATAGGCGCCGCCTTCATCCCCGGTGGCGACCAGGGCGAACTCGTCGTAAAACTGGAAATGGACCCCGCCACCACCATCTACCGCACCAGCCTCATCGCACAACAGGCAGAAAAGTTCATCATGGCACAACCCGAAGTCGTAAAAGTATCATCCAACATAGGCTTCGTCGGCGGTGGCGTCGCTCGTGCCGGCAACAATAACAACCAGTCCGAAATCACCGTCACCCTCGTCGATAAAAAACATCGCACCCGCTCCTCCGAAGAATGGGGCCTCCAAATACAACAACAACTAAGCAGCCGCCTGCCGGGCGTAAAAGTCAGCACAGGCATCGCCTCCATCAGCGGACAAGCAGCAGCGCCCATCCAGATCGCCGTAAAAGGAAACGATATCAATGCCATCAGAAAAATAGCACAGGCCTATAAAGACAGCATCGCCAACGTTCCAGGCGCCCGGTTCGTAGAACTGTCCGTAAAAGACCAGAAACAACAGGTAGAAGTATTGCTAAACAGAGACAAAATGACCCGCCTCGGCCTCAACGCCTCCCAGGTAGGTGCCGCCTTACAACAGGCTTTCAATGGCAACAAGGATAGCAAATACAAAGAGAATGGTAACGAATACGATATCTTGATCAGCCTCGATAACCACGACCGCTCCCGCCCCAGCGATGTCAGCAACCTCACTTTCACCAACAACCAGGGCCAGGCATTCGTACTCAGTCAATTCGCCGATATACGCCAAGGCCTCGGCGAAAGCGTACTCCAACGCAACGACCGAATGGATGCCATCACCGTCAGCGCCGAAGTAATAGGACGCCCCGTCGGCGTCGTCGCAGCAGAAATACAACAAAAAGTAAAATCCATCACCTTACCTCCGGGACTATCCGTCGAATACCTCGGCGATGTCAAAAACCAATCCGATGCATTCGGCAGCCTCGGCTTAGCATTCCTCACCGCCATCCTACTGGTATACCTCATCATGGTGGCCCTATACGAAAATGCCGTATACCCGTTCGTAGTACTCTTCTCCATACCAGTCGCACTCATCGGCGCCCTGCTGGCACTCGCCCTAAGCATGGAAACACTCAATATATTCTCTATCATAGGCATGATCATGCTGCTAGGCCTCGTTGCCAAAAACGCCATCCTCATTGTCGACTTCACCAACCAGCAAAAAACCGCTGGCAAATCCGTCCGCGATGCCCTCATAGAAGCGGGTGAAGAACGCCTGAGACCCATCCTCATGACCACAT
- a CDS encoding efflux RND transporter periplasmic adaptor subunit, with protein sequence MKRRYITIAIIAGIILLISWKLLSNKKQLNEKNKPVLNTNIRVPVSVTVVKSVPGNISFRKTGSLSPFKTVKVLATTSGLLLRLPFELGDAVQQGQTLALLDTRLLNIDLQKATTNITKLKNDLDTYTDLLKGHAATQEKVNEIRQQYLAELNQADRLRRQINDATIQSPLNGIIAAKAVEQGAYVNSGAELATVVNLSKVKAQVNLTETEVYKIKTGNHVSITADVYPDVTYDGNISFISPQADATHNYLVEVTITNTGRNMLRAGTFVNVDFVYSAGHDILVIPREALTESIQQASVYVVQQQQAVRRQVKTGLEMNGQIEIRNGLSAGDTVVTSGQINLKEGTAVNIAK encoded by the coding sequence ATGAAACGCAGATATATTACCATAGCAATAATAGCCGGCATCATCCTGCTCATCAGCTGGAAACTGCTTTCCAATAAAAAACAGCTGAATGAAAAGAATAAACCAGTACTCAATACCAATATCCGGGTCCCCGTTAGCGTAACCGTCGTAAAGTCAGTACCGGGTAATATCAGCTTCCGTAAAACCGGTAGCCTGTCCCCCTTCAAAACAGTAAAAGTACTGGCCACCACCAGCGGCCTACTCCTCAGATTACCGTTCGAACTGGGCGACGCCGTACAACAGGGCCAGACACTCGCACTACTCGATACCCGCCTGCTCAACATAGACCTGCAAAAAGCAACAACTAATATCACCAAACTGAAAAATGACCTCGATACCTACACCGACCTCCTCAAAGGCCACGCCGCCACTCAGGAAAAAGTGAACGAGATCAGACAACAATACCTCGCCGAACTAAACCAGGCCGACAGACTACGCCGGCAGATAAACGACGCCACCATACAGTCCCCGCTGAACGGCATCATCGCCGCCAAAGCAGTAGAACAGGGCGCGTATGTCAACAGCGGCGCCGAACTGGCCACCGTCGTCAACTTGTCAAAAGTAAAAGCACAGGTCAACCTCACCGAAACAGAAGTATACAAGATCAAAACCGGCAACCATGTCAGCATCACCGCCGATGTATACCCCGATGTTACCTACGATGGCAATATCTCTTTCATCAGCCCCCAGGCCGATGCCACCCATAATTACCTAGTAGAAGTGACCATCACTAACACCGGCAGGAACATGCTGAGAGCAGGCACATTCGTCAACGTCGACTTTGTCTACTCCGCCGGCCACGATATACTCGTCATCCCAAGGGAAGCCCTGACAGAAAGCATACAACAGGCATCCGTTTACGTAGTGCAGCAACAACAGGCCGTACGCAGACAGGTCAAAACAGGCCTCGAAATGAATGGACAGATAGAAATACGCAACGGCCTCTCCGCCGGCGACACCGTAGTCACCTCCGGACAGATCAACCTGAAAGAAGGCACCGCCGTTAACATCGCTAAATAA
- a CDS encoding TolC family protein has protein sequence MNRSFCQLLLLLIPAATAAQQTYSLKDCITYGLQHHRNNIIHTNNIQLANAQTREARAGYLPAINVDGGIDNNIKVQESVIPAGLFGDKDIKVAFTKQFNTNAAIQLDQTIYDQSLISGMKANRYNKEQASLNKQQSDETIIYNISTAYYQIQVYRQQLTYLGENLANYRQQINIAQLQVDKGVTLQTDLNKVTVNYNNTLSQVSVAESNLALAFNQLKNEMGYDLNKSIIVDSTVNNNNGGTAEQTPFTVTNRTDYQLDIVNAKLLEIDQRRIRATGLPKLSAYAKYGGLGFGDNLSESFRGMSSFSSVGIRLSIPILDGLKRNAQYDQARYKYHNALEQVKLHEDKFRLEFENNRTKLIKAQSTLDNDRRNVSLAQSVFTTVDLQLQKGATSLTDWLNAQYSLKEAQNNLLNALYNTYLSRIDLEKANGTLKTYYSQLPH, from the coding sequence ATGAATAGATCCTTTTGCCAGCTGCTACTGCTGCTGATACCGGCTGCCACTGCCGCTCAACAGACATATAGCCTGAAAGATTGCATCACTTACGGCCTACAACATCATCGTAACAACATCATCCATACAAACAATATACAACTGGCCAACGCACAGACCAGAGAAGCCCGTGCCGGATACCTCCCCGCCATCAACGTAGATGGCGGCATCGATAACAATATCAAAGTACAGGAATCCGTCATCCCCGCCGGCCTCTTCGGCGATAAAGACATCAAGGTAGCCTTCACTAAACAGTTCAATACCAACGCCGCCATCCAGCTCGATCAGACCATCTACGATCAATCCCTCATCAGTGGCATGAAAGCCAACAGGTATAATAAAGAACAAGCCTCGCTCAATAAACAACAAAGCGACGAAACAATCATCTATAACATCAGTACCGCCTACTACCAGATACAGGTATATCGCCAGCAACTCACCTACCTCGGGGAAAACTTGGCCAACTACCGCCAACAGATAAATATCGCACAACTGCAGGTAGATAAAGGCGTTACCCTCCAAACAGACCTGAACAAAGTAACGGTCAACTACAACAACACCCTCTCACAGGTGTCCGTCGCAGAATCCAATCTCGCACTGGCATTCAACCAGCTCAAAAATGAAATGGGATACGACCTCAATAAGTCAATCATAGTAGATAGTACAGTGAATAATAACAACGGCGGCACAGCCGAACAAACACCGTTCACCGTCACCAACCGCACCGACTATCAACTCGACATCGTCAACGCCAAACTCCTGGAAATAGACCAGCGGCGCATCAGAGCAACAGGGCTCCCCAAACTCAGCGCCTACGCCAAATACGGCGGCCTGGGCTTCGGTGACAACCTCAGCGAATCGTTCCGGGGCATGTCCTCCTTCTCCAGCGTCGGCATACGCCTGAGCATCCCCATCCTCGATGGACTCAAACGAAATGCACAATACGACCAGGCCAGGTATAAATACCATAACGCCCTGGAACAGGTCAAACTCCATGAAGACAAATTCCGCCTGGAATTCGAAAATAACCGCACTAAACTCATCAAAGCACAAAGCACACTCGACAACGATCGCCGTAACGTATCGCTCGCACAGTCCGTATTCACCACCGTCGACCTGCAACTGCAAAAAGGTGCTACCAGCCTCACTGACTGGCTCAACGCACAATATTCACTCAAAGAAGCACAGAACAACCTGCTCAACGCCCTCTATAATACCTACCTCTCCCGGATCGACCTGGAAAAAGCAAACGGTACACTCAAAACATATTATTCCCAACTTCCTCATTAA
- a CDS encoding LytR/AlgR family response regulator transcription factor codes for MKILIIEDEIKTAKELKGLIENVDKDLQVIALLHSVSAARQWLAVNPHPDLIFSDIQLGDGLSFDIYRDAAVNVPVIFCTAFDEYAIRAFEINSIDYLLKPIDENMLEQSLHKYQRLKGLFDSTANQHNMNRIAGMLDAGYKKSLLVYFKDKIIPIKTIDINFIHAANGLVHLHTTYGHRYTTQYTMDQLETLLNPWQFFKANRQFIINRETIESVEHYFNRRLFIKITGETPEDIIVSKIKSASFLKWMEQ; via the coding sequence ATGAAAATATTGATCATAGAAGATGAGATCAAAACAGCCAAAGAACTCAAAGGTCTGATCGAAAATGTAGACAAAGACCTCCAGGTCATCGCCCTCCTCCATTCCGTATCCGCAGCCCGGCAATGGCTCGCCGTAAACCCACATCCCGACCTCATCTTCTCCGACATACAACTGGGCGACGGCCTCAGCTTCGACATCTACCGCGATGCCGCCGTTAACGTACCTGTCATCTTCTGCACCGCCTTCGATGAATACGCCATCCGCGCCTTCGAAATCAACAGCATTGACTACCTCCTCAAACCCATAGACGAAAACATGCTGGAACAAAGCCTCCACAAATACCAACGCCTCAAAGGCCTGTTCGACAGCACCGCCAATCAACACAACATGAACAGGATCGCCGGCATGCTCGATGCAGGCTATAAAAAGTCCCTGCTCGTCTACTTCAAAGACAAGATCATCCCCATCAAAACCATCGATATCAACTTCATCCACGCCGCCAACGGCCTCGTACACCTCCACACCACCTACGGACACCGCTATACTACCCAATACACCATGGACCAACTCGAAACACTCCTCAACCCCTGGCAGTTCTTCAAAGCCAACCGCCAATTCATCATCAACCGCGAAACCATCGAAAGCGTAGAACACTACTTCAACCGCCGCCTCTTCATCAAAATAACCGGCGAAACACCCGAAGACATCATCGTCAGCAAAATCAAATCCGCTTCCTTCCTCAAATGGATGGAACAATAG
- a CDS encoding sensor histidine kinase, which produces MLDLIMFKAYQLKWAIFLSLIFFIIGLLSQVNKLQWNNIPYLANMLVNTFLLIIPCWLIQYYIISHRLGNIKQPVKIILAILLSAVAGEMISYLLIISGADPDNKPNAFSSAQDVIIWFSRISLLCMIIYAIVHSIYTNIILQRSRLENERLQQAKLRAQLLSLQQQLSPHFLFNSLSTLKTIAPDSGTKTYIIQLANVYRYLLNFNEHHLASIKDELTFLRSYLYILQERYEEALHITIDIPEQYYNNHIPPLSLQLLVENALKHNTISPEQPLYIRIFTDNTPALIIENGFQPKMYVEDSTGKGLQNIKDRYELMGGKAILVHKDEQHFTVTLPLFLK; this is translated from the coding sequence ATGCTAGATTTGATTATGTTCAAGGCTTATCAGCTCAAATGGGCTATCTTCCTGTCACTCATATTTTTTATCATAGGCCTTCTCTCCCAGGTCAACAAGCTCCAGTGGAATAACATCCCCTACCTGGCCAACATGCTGGTCAACACATTCCTCCTCATCATCCCTTGCTGGCTCATCCAATACTATATCATCTCCCACCGCCTCGGCAACATCAAACAGCCCGTAAAGATCATACTCGCCATACTCCTGTCTGCCGTCGCAGGTGAAATGATCAGCTACCTGCTCATCATATCAGGTGCAGATCCCGATAACAAACCCAATGCTTTCTCCTCCGCACAGGATGTCATCATCTGGTTCTCCCGCATCTCCCTGCTCTGCATGATCATTTATGCCATCGTCCATAGCATATATACCAACATCATCCTGCAAAGGTCCAGGCTCGAAAATGAACGCTTACAACAAGCCAAACTCAGAGCACAACTGCTCTCCCTTCAACAACAACTCAGCCCGCATTTCCTGTTCAATTCACTCAGTACTCTCAAAACAATCGCACCCGATAGCGGTACCAAAACCTACATTATCCAGCTGGCCAACGTATACCGTTACTTGCTCAACTTTAATGAACACCACCTCGCCAGCATCAAAGACGAACTCACCTTCCTCCGCTCCTACCTCTATATCCTCCAGGAACGCTACGAAGAGGCCTTACATATTACCATCGATATCCCCGAACAATATTACAACAACCACATACCCCCGCTATCCCTGCAACTACTGGTAGAGAATGCCCTCAAACACAACACCATTTCGCCCGAACAACCACTCTACATCCGCATCTTCACAGACAACACACCCGCACTCATCATCGAAAATGGATTCCAGCCTAAAATGTACGTCGAAGACAGCACCGGCAAAGGACTACAGAATATCAAAGACCGATACGAACTCATGGGAGGCAAAGCCATCCTCGTACATAAAGACGAACAACATTTTACTGTCACCTTACCACTTTTTCTAAAATGA
- a CDS encoding PaaI family thioesterase, giving the protein MERLQHLQTFIGKVFTDSPSPFMRWLHPTVLSATEGQLEFQYTVRHEMTNPAGTLHGGVTAAIIDDIMGATLYTLNSETDHFYSTLNNVIDYFASAREGDTIIAVTSIVKKGKQIINLQCEVWNNNKEKLLAKGYSNVIKTPLR; this is encoded by the coding sequence ATGGAAAGACTACAGCACCTGCAGACCTTTATAGGCAAAGTATTTACCGACTCCCCCTCCCCCTTTATGCGATGGCTACATCCTACCGTACTCTCCGCAACAGAAGGACAACTCGAATTCCAATACACCGTTCGCCATGAAATGACAAACCCCGCTGGTACCCTCCACGGAGGCGTAACAGCGGCCATCATCGACGATATTATGGGCGCAACACTCTATACTCTCAATTCTGAAACAGATCACTTCTACAGCACCCTCAACAATGTGATCGACTACTTCGCCAGCGCCAGAGAAGGCGATACCATCATCGCCGTAACCAGCATCGTAAAAAAAGGGAAACAAATCATTAACCTCCAATGCGAAGTCTGGAATAACAACAAAGAAAAACTACTGGCAAAAGGATATTCAAATGTCATTAAGACACCATTACGCTAA
- a CDS encoding ImuA family protein yields the protein MIRGQRAEIIAQLQQDILLLQGFKPVAATTVQVGLGMMADAFPNGVFPTGAIHEMIGGSAEEVAATTGFIGGILGAMMERGGACLWIGRTECVFPPAFAMYGIAPERMIFIRLERDKDILWAMEEALQCEGLVAVVGEIREVSFTVSRRLQLAVERSHVTGFVLRYRPRRLEATACVARWQVRPQASISEGDLPGVGYPCWEVSLLKVRNGRTGVWKIGWSAGRFCAADTVVPAISPVRWRNIG from the coding sequence ATGATTCGGGGTCAGCGAGCGGAGATAATTGCGCAATTGCAGCAGGACATCCTTTTATTACAAGGGTTTAAGCCAGTTGCGGCAACTACTGTGCAGGTGGGGTTGGGGATGATGGCGGATGCTTTTCCGAACGGGGTGTTTCCTACGGGAGCTATTCATGAGATGATTGGAGGGAGTGCGGAGGAGGTGGCGGCTACGACGGGATTTATAGGAGGGATATTGGGGGCGATGATGGAGCGGGGAGGGGCATGTTTGTGGATAGGGAGGACGGAGTGTGTTTTTCCGCCGGCGTTTGCGATGTATGGTATTGCGCCGGAGCGTATGATCTTTATACGTTTGGAGCGGGATAAGGATATTTTGTGGGCGATGGAGGAGGCGTTGCAATGTGAGGGATTGGTGGCGGTGGTGGGGGAGATACGGGAGGTGAGTTTTACGGTATCGAGGCGTTTGCAGCTGGCGGTGGAGCGGAGTCATGTGACGGGATTTGTGCTGCGTTACCGGCCGCGCAGGCTGGAGGCGACGGCATGTGTGGCTCGTTGGCAGGTGCGGCCGCAGGCGAGTATATCGGAGGGGGATTTGCCCGGGGTGGGATATCCTTGTTGGGAGGTGTCGTTGCTGAAGGTGCGGAATGGGCGTACGGGGGTATGGAAGATCGGGTGGTCGGCAGGTCGTTTTTGTGCAGCGGATACGGTTGTGCCGGCGATATCGCCGGTGCGGTGGCGTAATATAGGATAG
- a CDS encoding Y-family DNA polymerase translates to MQVRYAVIWFRHLVTDWFIRRRPALRPEAFVLTTASHGRQVVTAASEQAEGQGVSVGMVLADARAIVPLLQRFDDPAGVRERLLQGLGAWCMQYTPVVGVGLPDGLCLDITGCAHLWGGERAYLDHMMGRLQQLGYDVAVGVADTIGTAWAVAHYGGTGQIVAPGEQRAVLSGLPAAALRLEAGIAERLLKLGLMRIGHIIDMQRSALRRRFGEELLVRLDQAVGLEREVIVPIEPAVPFVERLPCLEPIVTRTGIEIALERLLELLCERLRREGKGIRAAVFKGYRVDGKIVAVDIGTSRPSRQVKHLYKLFALKLSLIAPALGIELFLLEATHVAALSPEQEVLWSTRQGLADERLARLLERLAGKMGPGVVHRYLPAEHHWPERSVRVAEGLEEQPAIAWRTDRPRPVRLLATPEPIVVAAPIPDYPPMHFRYKERVHVVKKADGPERIEREWWLDGGQHRDYYTVEDEEGQRYWIFRLGHYDAERTYGWFIHGFFA, encoded by the coding sequence ATGCAGGTGCGTTATGCAGTGATATGGTTCCGGCATTTGGTGACGGATTGGTTTATACGCCGCAGGCCTGCCTTGCGGCCGGAGGCGTTTGTGTTGACGACGGCATCGCATGGGCGGCAGGTGGTGACGGCGGCGAGTGAGCAGGCGGAGGGGCAAGGAGTGAGTGTGGGGATGGTGTTGGCGGATGCGCGGGCGATCGTACCGTTGTTGCAGCGATTTGATGATCCTGCGGGGGTGCGGGAGCGGTTACTGCAGGGCTTGGGAGCGTGGTGTATGCAATATACGCCGGTGGTGGGAGTGGGCTTGCCGGACGGGTTGTGTCTGGATATTACGGGTTGTGCGCATTTGTGGGGAGGGGAGCGGGCTTATCTGGACCATATGATGGGCAGGTTGCAGCAATTAGGGTATGATGTGGCGGTGGGGGTAGCGGATACGATTGGTACGGCGTGGGCGGTAGCTCATTATGGGGGTACTGGTCAGATTGTGGCTCCGGGGGAGCAGCGGGCGGTATTGTCCGGATTGCCAGCGGCGGCATTACGCCTGGAGGCTGGCATAGCGGAGCGATTGCTGAAGTTGGGGTTAATGCGTATCGGGCATATTATTGACATGCAGCGATCGGCGTTGCGGCGTCGTTTTGGGGAGGAGTTGCTGGTGCGGCTGGATCAGGCGGTGGGGTTGGAGCGGGAGGTGATCGTGCCTATAGAGCCGGCGGTGCCGTTTGTAGAGCGGCTGCCTTGCCTGGAGCCTATTGTGACGCGTACGGGTATTGAGATTGCGTTGGAGCGGCTGTTGGAGCTGTTATGTGAGCGGCTCCGGCGGGAGGGTAAAGGTATCCGTGCGGCGGTGTTCAAGGGGTACCGGGTAGATGGGAAGATCGTGGCGGTGGATATTGGTACGAGCCGACCTTCTCGGCAGGTGAAACATTTATATAAGTTATTTGCGCTCAAGTTGTCGTTGATCGCGCCGGCGTTGGGGATAGAGCTTTTCCTGCTGGAGGCTACGCATGTGGCGGCATTGAGTCCGGAGCAGGAGGTGTTGTGGAGTACGCGGCAGGGGTTGGCGGATGAGCGGCTGGCGCGGTTGCTGGAACGGTTGGCCGGTAAGATGGGGCCAGGGGTGGTACATCGTTATTTACCTGCGGAGCATCATTGGCCGGAGCGATCTGTGCGGGTGGCGGAGGGGTTGGAGGAGCAGCCGGCTATTGCCTGGCGAACAGACCGGCCGCGGCCGGTAAGGCTGCTGGCGACGCCGGAGCCGATTGTGGTGGCGGCCCCTATTCCTGATTATCCGCCTATGCATTTCCGTTATAAGGAGCGGGTGCATGTGGTGAAAAAGGCGGATGGCCCGGAGCGTATAGAGCGGGAGTGGTGGCTGGATGGGGGGCAGCACCGGGATTATTATACGGTAGAAGATGAAGAAGGGCAGCGTTATTGGATATTCCGGCTGGGGCATTATGATGCCGAGCGGACCTATGGCTGGTTCATACATGGTTTTTTTGCCTGA